ACGGTGTCTGCTGCTGATCGGGGTCGGGGTGAGGCATGATGCTTCGCAGGTTGGGGTCTTCGACGTTCATGTTGGGGTCTGTGGTTGACATCATGGGCGCTCCAGCTAGGCCCTGGCCCAACTGGGCTGCCAGCTGAAGTTCTTCCAGATTGGCAGGACGAGGAACGTGCTGCTGAGGGGTTTCCGGTTCTGGAGGTTGCAGATCATTCTGATTGTGCTCTGGAACTTGTACATGTTGTACTTGTTCCGGCGCATGATGGTCTGGCTGTTCATGGTGAGGCTCGTGATGGGGCTCATGATGCTCATGATGCTCGtgctcttggtggtcttgaggGACGTCTCGGCCACTGGTGTTGTAAAAAGGGCCAGCTTCCATCGCCTCAGCGCCGGGCGAAGGATATGAGATATTGGCATCCTCTGCCTCGTTTTCTAGCTTTGTACTCATGGCTACAGCTGGCTTGACATGCAGATGGTACAGTCGGTTGGCACTCGAGGTATCTTACGGGCGAGGACGATCGTCAATCAACACACAAATATGCGGAGATGAGTATTGATGGGCGTAATGCTTCAATTGTTCCAATAATGAGACGCGATATGACGGCGTTCCACCAAATTAAGCCCTGCGTGACGCGCGACGATATCACTGGACGAAGCCATTGTTAGCAATACTTCGACGCGATGTTGACCAAGTGCACACGATCGTGAATCAAGCGAGGGATGTCACGGAAAGTGATTTTGCAGGCAGACGTGATGACATGATTGTGTTCGTGCTGTTGATTAGGAAAGCTATATCTTGGTCATGGCGACTTACACGACTCTTGTTCTGGGATCTCGGAGCTGGATAAATGCGATACGACGGCGACGCCTCGACGGAAGAGGAAGAACTCGGCCCCGATGACTTGGGGATGGGCTGCCCTTGTGTGGGTGTTTTTGACAAGATCACGGAGAAGGAAGAATTTTTCGGAGTCTGGCGGGAAATGCTCGGCCTGAACTTGTGCTCGCTTAGTCAGCTACCCTGGAGCTTGGTATCTCGGACTGACAACCACTATGTAATCAATGAGacagtcatcatcattctATCAGCTTGATAGAGCATAAAGGCGAATTGAAGTTTCCACGGTGTATGTCAGTCAAGTCTCTCTCGACCGCTTTAATTTATCAGCTCGTGTATATTCACAGATCAACCCAATACAAGCCATCATTCTATTGGCAGTTAATTAGATGGTCAACACAGGCATACGCGCAGTTACAGTCTTGCTGCTCTGAACAGTAACTCAATCATAAGAACCGCCGTTAGGAACATGCACCCCTCACAGACAACATGTAGAAGCGGCTCATTACTTTCCTGGGATACATTGATTTACGAACCCTCGGGTTCCTGAAACTATTTGTATACTGAGGGACTTATGACAAGCCACGATCGAGTTTAAAGGAAGCTGTAATACTGAGTAGCTTGAATGGGGTGGAATAAAGTCCGTGCCATGTCCCTAAATGCATCCTAATGGGGAACAGTGAAGAATgatacttatattataccgAGTCTCTTCCAAGCTTAGTCTCTACCGAGGGGTTTCCTAAAACTCGAAGTTGTCTAGGCAGGCCAACATGCGGAGACAAGTCAGAAGGCACAACTATATAATCTTGAAGCGATCCAATACCCAAGACACATTGTGACGTGAGAGTCCTTGGCACCTGAAGACCCGGGGCTGGTGAACAACAACCTGCCTATCTCTCGTTAGCGCGCCTGGAAATGTTTCCGCATATGTTGTGTAGCCGCAAGATCTTCATCAAGGGACGAATTGAAGATGGAAATAGCAGCGGGATGGTGTGTTGTAGTTCGAGCTTAAAGCTTAAGTTAAAGATTAGTTACGCGGTGGGAGTGGAGGTTACAACAGGTCACCTATAAGTTACATTGGTGAAGAGGTAGTTGGGTTGCAGTAACATTGTTGTCAATTCATCGTTGATGCTATCTCGTGCTCAGAGCTTCCTAACAAGACTCGGTCTTTCAATGTTTCCGACGCTAGGCTTAACACTCGATGTAACCGGACAGAATGAAAGTATTGACTATAAGTGATCTATGTGATAGTGTTATCGATGGCAACTAGGAATGAGAGAATGAGGATTCTAAGTTAACAAGAAGAGTCCTGGATGAGCGCAAATTGAATTGCAGTCAGTTGTCATCTCAAAAGGCTCACACAACGAACTTATATTGGGATTTGAAAGGCCGTCTTGTTCAATGTTCATTGCCCAGACAAGAATCCACCTGTACAAGGGAATTGGTAATCATGTTCATCAAGGTTTCTAGACTGACCTGAACAAGCGCCGGAATTTCCCCCAACTTGGGTCTGGGACTCTGGGGAGAGGTGCCTGAAAAACCTCAAACTATTAGGGTTACTTCACCAAGGCAATGCTACCCGTCCATATCATATACTGGCACATGGATTGGAAGCCATCTCTGATACAATCAAAGCTGTTAAGCTTTCGGATCTGCCCTCTGGTGTATCAGGATGCTAGCTACAGGCCCTGTCGACACCACGGCTGGACGGGACGTTGAGACTTTTGAGACGTTGTCTCAATAACCCCTGGCAGCCGCATTCTCGGCGTTGTTTTCCGCGGCGGAGGCTAGCGGGTAAGTCAATGCCCTTGTCATCCCTAGAATGAGGTCCCCGCTTGATTGTGAAGAACAATCAAGGATCATCAGCGGTTGGTTAAACGAGCTTCCATATGTTTTCTTCTGTTGGTCTTTACTTCAGACGCAGCTAATGAGACAAGAAAAGCTATCTGATAAGTCACAGACAAAACATCAATCGAAGAAAATTATATAATGAGTGGCGTGTTGGTGACGAAGTGATGGAACGAAACTGCTTGCTTTTGTTGCCTCGACGATTGATAAGTGACTGGTAAATAACAGCCCGCACTTTTGCCTTTGCACTTTGGGGGTCTAGGGGGTTGAGGCAACCACAAGTTGAACCGCGGCCTTTCACTTCTATGCAGCTGAATAAAGTCTCCGAAATCCACTTACACGAGCAATTGATATTTTAACAAAACATCTCGACTCAGTGACAAGAGTTGTCCCGAGTGAGAGGCCGGAGGCGTTCAAAACATGGAGACTTTTCGAACAAGCCCAGGGATCCATTAGGAGAGTGGGTATTTAGAGAAGTTCCGGGAACTCCTAGTGGGCCAAGGAGCGCTATAACAGCCCTGGAAACAGAGTGTGGTTGCAGCCGGAGCGGCAGTCGTGGGATTAATGCTTGGGCTGATtgattggattggatggacCAATTTCGTTGACGATTCCAGAACCTCTCAAGTCTTGACCTCAAGGAGCGGCCCTTGTGCATCATTGGCCGTAGCTAAAGCGAGTTAAGGAGGTTCTAGAGCCCTGCATCTCGTCTTTCTTACTCGGGCTTTCTCTCGATTAGCTTGATCTTGGACAAAACCATGTCCCCCAATTGCTCTATGCTTATTAAATTTGTTGAAACGACCCTAACAATTCTCCTTATACCCGCGCTGATGTTATGGATCCCTGAGTTAATTACCCTACTAACCTAGCTCCCTAGGGCGGCAACTGGAGGTAGACACACGTACATACTACGTAGTATGTATGGATTTTATCCTTGAACCTTGtctcgctcgctcgctcgtCTCATGAGCAGTGCATGCGTGCATGCATGCAAATGCAAGGCAAGCTTGTTAGTTGATTCGGCGATATGACAACCGCAAAAGTCCCTACCCTGGCCTGCTTTGACTTACCTCCTTTGCTTCTAAGGTTTCCTACTAAGTTTATTTCGTAACCCGCGCGttaccttaccttactcTCTACTGTAGCATCcactcgctcgctcgctttcactttcttttctcttgtCTCAGCCAATTTTTGATCTCCGAGTATCCCGTCTCTCcctttttttgtttttgttgaAACGCCCTTGTTTCCTTGAAATGGCATCATCGGCTGCCTGTCTCTTACCGTAGGGTTTCGGgttcttctctctttctcttccactTCACTTTTCattcttcagcaacaacacaCTTTCAACTGGAGCTTACACAGCGGCATTATACTTTCAATGACGCAGACAATAAACCTTTTCGTCGTCCCACAGCAACTGATCTACCTTGTCCCTTTTTAAGTCGGGTCGCACAATTGTTGACACCAACCTCACTCAGTTCAACATGTTGCTAAGCATGGATGTTATGAAGGTGCGGGATTGGACCTATCTTGAAGACCCCCCTAAAGACATCGGCCCAGCTCGACATCTTCTTGAGGTCTACAGCAAGATTCCTTATAACGATTTAGATGGCCACATACGCCGTGTCGTAAGTACATGTCCCCGAACACTAGCACCCGAGCTGATATGACCTTCTGCATTCAGCGAGAGAAGGCCTGGTGTATCTCACAGTACCCTTGCGTTGGGCGATGGAAATTTCTATACATCCCGGATCCCAAAGATCCTCGCTACCAACAAGCTCTCTTCCGCCTTAACGTCGCCGGCTCTAGAGAtgtccttcttgatctgggATGTGGGGTTGGACAAGTAATTCGACAGTTTCGTGCAGATGGAGTTGACGGCTCTCAACTCATTGGTACCGACCTACAGTCCAAGTTCATCGATATTGGCTACGATTTGTTCCAGGACAGACACTCACTCGACGCAACATTTGTTGCTGGCGATATGCTTGATCCTGCCGACAAGGAAATGGCTTCTTTGCGCGGCAAGATCACGATGGTTCATGCCGGCAGCTTTTTCCACCTCTTCAACTGGGTTCAACAACTTTACATTGGCAAGCGCGTTGTCGAATTCCTTAAGCCCGGCACCAAAAATGCATTGATATATGGTCGCCAGGTCGGCACGAACCATCCAGGGCCGTCTTCGACTAGCACGCGATCAGCTTATCTACACGACCAAGCGAGTTTCCAGCGTCTATGGGATGAAGTTGGAGCCCTCACCAAGACGCGATGGCAGGTACAGGTCGAACCTACTGGAGAACCTGTCTCCAAAGTCCCTGGATTCAGCAACCACGCATTCCCCGTCAATTTCACCGTCTACCAAGTTTCATGAGAAATTGCTCCAATGCGATTCGCATCATAACAACTTAACCGGAATGAGCGGCGATCGTATTATGACCCCGGTCCCGCCTCATTTCTCCTCTTATCCGGCGACTTCGACCCTATCGTGAAGCTGACATTCTCCCAAGCAGCTTTTCTACTTTGGGTTGGTCCGCATATCGACTCATACTAGCGCCTTCGCGTTTAGTATTCCCGGCCGGATCCACGACCAAGACCACGAAATGACGAGGCATCAAATATTGTGTACTTTTTGGCTCGTCTGCACTTATTTAGACTCGGCGATTTACAACAAGCGAACCACGAAGGTGCCGCCGATCAAACCTATCTTGGTTGAGAAAGGGGTCGCCCAACCTCTCACTGACCGGACTCGACAGTCCCCTATTGCGGAAACGTCTTTTGTGCTACAGGGATTCTCGATCTATGGATGCTCTCCCGTGATTCCTAGGACTCGAGGACAGCTTTTGCGTCATGATTTCGTGACACAAGCTGACGGCTTTATTATACGGAACCACAAACCCCAGTTAATGACTTACTCAGCAGTCAAAACCACTCTGTGAAGGGATTGGTCTGCTTAGGAAATCATTAGGCACGGTTATTGATTAATGATACACGATGATATTTAGCGGCTGGGCAACAAGCCGCGTTTTTATGCTTGGGCACTTGACTCATGCTAGTCCTTTTTTACGGCGTTTAGCGAATAGGTATAGAACAGGTTCAAGATATAGAGGGCAAGATAGACTGCATATGGGAGGAATAGATTAATTTGTGAACAATACCAATTgctctcaacagcaacattGGCCAGTCTAGATGGTTCGTGGTTTGTCTGCGAGTGAAATATATAAACACCTGACCATTTGTCAAGTCAAGCAAGTGAATGCACTCTTTTCAGTTACCCAAGGTAATCGAGTTTTGGGACATGGTGTGAGAAACTTGTTCAATTCGCAGCTATATCGAACTGGGTTGAACGAGAGTTGGTCTTGCTCAGTTCGTATGGCCATCTCAGCACCGTACAAGCATCGCACCTCCACAGGCAACTATGCAGGTATTCACTACCTTCTCAACTTAAGAAGATGGATTGTTGACTTTGCATGATGTCCTGTGACGGAAAGATACTTATGAAGACCTTTACCTTTCTCGAATTTGGAGTTCAACCGCGTCAACTTCGCGCGCCGGATGAACGCCGGCTAATGGGAGCTTGCTGCCCCTCCAAGCTTGGGAGCTGATATCCCACTTCCGTCACCGGCATTTACTTCTATCAAAGAATCCAATGTCTGAATATTGAGCGGGCAAGCTTTATTGACTTTTGTGTTTTGTACTACCATTTTCGTTTCTTTGATTCTGCCCAGTCCTCTCAGAGGCTGGCGCACTGGCTCGCGCTCTTCATATAAGCTATGCGCCTACAGATAATGCCCATATTCTTTCACGATGGACGGCGATTGGGCTGAGGTATGTTTCGCGATGTTATTGTCGTAATTTAGACTTTTCATGTATTTCAAGTGTAGAAAGAAAGGGTGCCTGTCTTGTATGAACTTGAAAAGCATCATATCCAGTCGTGAATGAGGTGTCAAGCTTATGCTAATACAGTTCTTCTACAGGTCACCCGGATTCCGTTCCCGCCTCCGGGCGTGCACGCGATGCCCACTCCGGTTGCGACTATGACCTTCGATAACTCTCAGGAACTGCTTTGGACAGGTAACGAATACGTACGTCGAAGGGGTGAGACGCCGAAGCTGGACTGGCGCTGATTGGTGTTTCAGGGTCGAGTTACTTCCTTCTATGGGACCGAACTGCAGCGATATACCTCTTTCAAAGCCCATGCATCCTCTGATGGTCCGATTCGTCAAATACTCGTTAATGAGAAAGGCATTGTTTCCCTGGGTGCCAAAGATGTGCATATGGCTATTCGGAGAGGACTGCCTATATGGCATATCAGGTAGGATGATTCAACTGCATAGGAGGTCGACTGATGCTGATCTTTGTCAGACATGATGATATGAAAGATTTACGATGTATGAGCTTTACGTCTAAGGGAACAGCAGAGATTATCGCTGCAGGAATGCAAGACACGATGCTTGTCATTGACCTCATTAAGGGTGATGTTGTCAAACAAGTCAGGATCGCTTTCTCGGTAATAAAGCTATACTAACTTCCGCTAGGTGCCTACCGAACATCAGTACACGATAATGAGACGCGGGCGTTATATATGCGCCGCAACTCAGACCGGCTCCGTCAACTTACTAGATCCTGTCACTTTTGCTGTCGTCAAGTCTTGGAATGCACACTCTGCTTTGATCAATGACATGGACGCTCAGCATGACTTCATCGTTACTTGCGGATACTCCTTAAGGCAGGGCCAGAATTATATGCTTGACCCCTTCCTCAACGTCTTCGATATAAAGAAGATGTCATCGATGCCCCCTATCCCTTTCCCAGCTGGCGCTGCCTACGTGCGCATGCATCCAAGGATGTTGACCACTAGCATCGTTGTCTCACAAAGTGGGCAAATGCATGTTGTTGACTTAATGAATCCCAACACGAGCGACGTACGGTTGGCTAATGTTACTTCCTACTTGAGCATGTTTGAGATTGCACCCTCCGGTGAGGCAATTGCCCTCACAGATGCTGATTGCTCTATCCACCTCTGGGGATCCCCAACAAAACTCCATTTCGTGGACTTACCAACTCCAATCGAATTCGCAACTCCTGAAGAGCCCCTACCCAATATTGATTGGGGCCCAGATACGTAAGTTGAGATACCAAGTTGAACATTTGTTCATTTACTGATCACTATAGGCCCCTGAACATGATCGGATTGCCGCATTATCGAGATGTTCTGGCATCCGCTTGGCCAGACATTCCCTGCGATGTTGGAGCACCTCCTGTTAAGTTTGATCCACAGTTCCTGACAGGGCTCAAACCGACTGAGTTTGGGATGTACGGTCGTAATACTCGGGGCTTGCGAAGAAATCAAGCTGAGAACACTCGAAACGTGAACAAATCAGGAAGCTCTGGGCTCAAGGCCCCCAAATTCCTAAGTGAAAAAGCTCGCGAGCTTGCTACTAGTAACGCCGCTGCCTCTGATAAGAAGGCTGACGAGCTGATCAGCTCTCTTACTGATATGGGACTTGAAAGCAAGAAGTCTGACGTTCCAGTCATGTATAGAACTGTTGAGATCAAATACAGCAAATTCGGCGTGGACGACTTTGACTTTGGGTTGGTATTCTCCCATTTTCGCAATGCAAGGTCACTGATCAGGAATAGTTTTTACAACAACACGCGATACTCTGGGCTCGAGACTCATATCTCGAATTCATATGCTAATTCACTTTTACAAATCATGCACTTCACCCCTGTCATTCGAaatcttgctcttcagcaTGCTGCTACCTCTTGCGTGAGCGAGATATGCCTGCTGTGTGAGCTTGGATTCTTGTTTGATATGCTTCAAAAGGCTGAAGGCTCGATATGCCAAGCAACAAATTTACTGAAAACCCTAAGCAGTCATCCTCAAGGTATGTCGAGTGACGCTGATCTCAATCATTACTAACTGGCCCAGCCGGTCCTCTTGGTCTACTCGAGGAGGATCCTCATGGATCATCTCTTAACGTTATGCTCCAAGGACTCACTCGCTTTCTCCTGGATAAAATCGTGCATGATTATAGGACTATCAACCCATCATCGACTGCCATGGACCAGGTTGGTTGATTGACTGAAATTAGATGATATATACTGAATCGTCTAGGTACTGGCCACTTCTGCAACGACCTCAATCAGATGCATAAACTGTAGGAGCGAATATACTCGACCGGGATCAACATATGTCAATGATCTGCTTTATCCATCCCCTGTAAGTTCGATGCTCAATCTGTATGAGGAAAAACTTATTCACTGTCAAAAGGCTGGCAGCCGAAATGCCAAGTTACCGCGCATCAGCTTTTCTCAAGTTCTCAAAAATAGTGTTGAAAGAGAAACGACGTCTAAAGGATGGTGTAGTCGATGCCAGCGGTACCAGACCATAGCGACGAGAAAGAGCATTCACAGTATACCGGCTGTACTCATGCTAAACACTGCCATCACAAACCAGGATCAACGAATGCTTTGGTCAACACCAGGCTGGCTTCCCGAGGAGATTGGAATCATAGTAGAGCAAGGGCAGTTTTTCTGTTACGAAGGCGAAGACCTGAAACTTCATCTCCAGAGGGGCATCCACAACATCACAGTGTATTCGTTGACAGGTATGGCCATCAACATTGAGAGTGGACAAACGCAAAAGTCACACCTTGTCTCGATGGTCAATGGTAAGTCTCTTGCACCTCATCGCCCCTCCACCGCTGACCAAAGGGATAGTGGCACATGCAGAACCAGAAGCACCTGGAGAGAGTCGATGGCATCTTTTCAATGACTTCTTGGTAAGGTCGGTCAGCACGGAAGAGGCACTCGCTTTCAACACATCTTGGAAGGTCCCTTCTGTAATCGCATACCAGATAAAGGATGAGAACAACAAGATCGATACTGAATGGAAGAACAATATCGATACTTCCATACTTTACCAAGACTTCAAGTATGCCCCAACCCGCTATAAACCTTATGTTGCTAACGTTCTTCAGTCCAAACGCCGATCCATCAACAAAGACCTATCAATTGCTCAACCCTGAAACCGAAGCCCCTGGCCCTGATACCATCATTGCACTGGACACTGAGTTTGTTGCTGTGCGACAACCTGAAATTGAAATGAACTCTGATGGTGAGCGAGAAACCATACGGCCGATAGTGTACGCACTTGCTCGTGCATCAGTTGTCCGTGGTCAGGGGGAAAACGAAGGGACACCATTCATCGATGATTACATTGACATCAAGGAACCGATCGTCGACTATTTGACATCGTATTCGGGAATCACTGAACAAGACTTGGATCCTAGAGTTTCGAAACATAGTCTCCTGTCATTGAAGATGGCATACAAGAAGATGTGGATTCTTCTTAACCTCGGATGCAAGTTCCTTGGTCACGGACTAAAACAAGACTTCCGAGTTATCAACATACACATTCCTAAATCGCAGGTCATCGACACGATTGACCTGTTCTTTCTCCAAACTCGGTTAAGAAGGCTATCACTGGCTTTTCTGGCGTGGTATCTCCTGAAGGAAGATATTCAAATGGAGACCCACGATTCGATCGAAGATTCACGGACAGCACTCAAGTTGTATAAGAAGTATCTCGAGTTCCAGGATGCCGGAATCTTGGAGACGATGCTGCAAGATATTTATCGAGCTGGTCGAGAGGTTAACTTTAAACCGCCTCGCAAGGACGGCCAGCATATCCCAAGGACGGACACGCCTCCCCCCTTGCCAGTCGATGGCTCAACAGGGCCGGTAACACCTGTCAGAAGTAACAACATTCTGGCACAGACACCTGGATCTGCATTTGGAGGTGGCTCTAGTTGGACACCAGGAAAGGGATCACCATTACCATAGGAATCGGAAGGTGGAAATTCCAATCAGGatccagaagaggaagaagaagagctatTGATAGATTTGTGAGCTCGAAGAGGTGGACGAGCATTGGAGGGAAAGGCAGCAGCAAAGTCAccattgatgagatggagattgGATCAGCGTTCGAGCATAGAGTCTAATTTTATGTGGGAGAGTTGACCTCAAGCATACAGTGGCGCTTAAACGCCCAGAAACCAAGTAGCGTACTTAGAAAAATTTACTATCATTGATGAATCTCATTGTGTTCTTGGTTAACCGGTGATCGACACTGGCATCAGAACTAGATCTTAATACGCCGAGCCCTTGCTTCTTTCCCAAGATACCTACCTACCCGAGTGACGGGGGCAGACAAGAAAGCTTAGGATCTCTATCTTAAGCGACGAAaatacttaggtaagtttGGTATATTTCAGTAGATACTTAGAGCAGCTAATTCTGGCACCCTTAGTAGCTTAGGCAAGGTAGCGTCAGATGTTGAGGGCAATCAACTTCCTTCATGCCAAATGGAAAGAGACCAACAGGAAAGGGAAAGAGTGTTCTCCGCTTCGTAttttcttctcaaagagTCTGAGCTCGTCGAACGCTCTTGTTCCactcagcctcttcaaccaCCTCAAAGTCATCCTCCGGATGATTCTTCTTTACTCGCCCTATCTCATGCTCTAGCAGCTTCAAGTTATTTCATCACCTACATGTATACTAACTCTCCACATGATTTGTCTGAAATATTCTAGACGGCAATCGCATTACAGCAAAATGGAGGGATACGACGACAATGACGCTCGATGTCTCCCTCGGATGCCAAGAATCTTCACTCCCTCCGACACTCAACCTGAAGTCGTTCTTTTCTCTGCGGCCGCTGACAATGAAAGTTCCACCAAAAGCAAGACTCTTCATGAGCTGGGAACCTGCGATACTGAGACTGATGGCACAACTTGTCACGAcaaggaagaagcagaagcaggcCCAAGCAATGCACCTCACTCGACCCTTATGAGTCATGGTGATGGAAAAGCGATGTTTTAGAAGAATGACGACGCTAAACACTACCCCAAGCCCTCAAGAGTGTTCGCGATCAAGAACATACGATCATCACAATTATCTCAACCCTCGAACGATTTTGTTTCCGCGAATGACCATTTTCAAGACGAGACTATTCAGAGACTCAAGAATATCGCCAACAGGGTTCACGCACTAAATAGAGACCCGAATGAGGACCAATATAACAGCTCAGGAGAGACCACGCCCACTGGACGCTCCTTGGAGATAAATTCGTTCAAGTCGTCAGCCCCAGACCAAGCACCACAACCCCTGACTCGAAGCCGCCTACGATCTATACCTGATGTAAGACTCAACGACCTTGGAGCGGTCTATGATCGGCTGCAAAACACCAATGATGGATCTCAAGTTGCTACACATGGCAGTGATACGCCACGGCTAGCTGACTTAGATACTAactccatcaacaccaatgcTCACGAAGCAGCTTTTGAGGACGAACACCGGGCCTATTACATCTTCGACCCACGATCAAATGGCTCAGCATACTACATGTACAAAGATACCGAAGAAAATGATGGATTCAAAATTGAAAAGGTGTCTTTCAAATCCTCGGCACGGGAGCCAGGGGTGCGCGCCTATTACCTCGAAGCTTCAGACAAGGACCAGGGCGTACTGAGGCATGGAAGCCACGAAACGCTCTGGAGGCTAGATCTATCCCAAGTTCCTGCAGTGATTATCGACACCGAGAGTTCAGCTTCCAGTGAAGCAGAGACAGAAGTAGGCGATCTATTGTATGCCGGCGAAGAAGCTACCCAAAGCATCGCTAGAAAAGTGAGTGATCGCCTTCAAAAGATCAGGCACTTAAGAGAGCATCTGCATGTCATAAATGGCAAAGGCCAGCAAGTCCCAGAGGCCAAGGGGCTTTACCTTATTGGTGACAAGGACATCCGAGATGTCGTCAGTATCGTCTTGGACGAAACACTGAAGAATGGTTACATTGAATTGCCCAAGAGAACACCTACGACAATAGGGTCATCTGAAAGTCGACCGTTACCGCGACTCGACGAGAACTCAAATGCTATTCTGGTTCCCTTCCCAGTGGCGATCGACCCTGCGACCACCATTAATCTGCCTAGCACATCTTACACAAACATCAACGCAACTGACATGCAAGTTCATACCAAAACGCGCGGCGGGGCTTCGGAAGCAACGACAACTGTTGTGACACGTCGAAGTATTGCTGAGATTACGTGGTCTCGGGCATATCCAGCAAGTTATGATTCGAGTACAAGAACACATTATCGAACCGTTTCGGACTGCTGCTCACCCACACATGGGGGCTCACGTTCGTGCCCAGATGATCGTCGACAGAGCTACCAGAGGCTGACCAAAGACGAGTCTGTTCTACGACATTATGCTACCCCAAAAAGCACAGCTGAGATACTGGCCGACATCATGTGCAATAAGAGTTTCAAGCAACAGCTGAGAGTCAGCGATGGAACCGTCATCACGTCTTTCCCCAGACTCTTTTCCCGTGACTGCACCACTGACCTCACCTTGCAAACTGAGAGTGACCAGTCGAAAAAGCATACTCCGTCCACGCTGTACCAAGACGGCGTCGATGCCCACTGCGGTCTCGACGAGTTGGCCGCATCAAGTTCTTCTGCAGAGCCCTCAAATGTATACTCATATAACAACTCCTTGTTCGCTGCGAACCCATTCAGAGCGCACCCAACCAAACTGACGGCGGCGGGGAGACACCTACCAACTCCTCTTGCGGCGGAAAGAAAGCTAAGTGCCTCACTCGACGCTGATACGCGACGACGTCGAAGTACCCAGGTCGCTGgcattgaggaggagataATCGATACTCAAAATGGTTCACGGCAAAGTCTGATGGACAAAATCAAACAAGGAGGCCACAAGCTCTTTCACAAGAATCATTTTCGGAAGCCGACGGGAGGAGCTCCGACCAGAACAGCCGAGAATGATATATCGCCGGGCGGCTTCTTGCGCTCCAGGGACAGCATTGTCAGGGAACTCACCCCTGAACCACCCAAGCCCGATGAAGGGATATACGAAGCCATGACGGGGAGCAAGCTCAACGTTCCACATCCCAGAGAGGGGACATGCTCCGAAGACAATCAACCTCACGAATGT
The window above is part of the Fusarium oxysporum f. sp. lycopersici 4287 chromosome 8, whole genome shotgun sequence genome. Proteins encoded here:
- a CDS encoding PAB-dependent poly(A)-specific ribonuclease subunit PAN2; protein product: MDGDWAEVTRIPFPPPGVHAMPTPVATMTFDNSQELLWTGNEYGRVTSFYGTELQRYTSFKAHASSDGPIRQILVNEKGIVSLGAKDVHMAIRRGLPIWHIRHDDMKDLRCMSFTSKGTAEIIAAGMQDTMLVIDLIKGDVVKQVPTEHQYTIMRRGRYICAATQTGSVNLLDPVTFAVVKSWNAHSALINDMDAQHDFIVTCGYSLRQGQNYMLDPFLNVFDIKKMSSMPPIPFPAGAAYVRMHPRMLTTSIVVSQSGQMHVVDLMNPNTSDVRLANVTSYLSMFEIAPSGEAIALTDADCSIHLWGSPTKLHFVDLPTPIEFATPEEPLPNIDWGPDTPLNMIGLPHYRDVLASAWPDIPCDVGAPPVKFDPQFLTGLKPTEFGMYGRNTRGLRRNQAENTRNVNKSGSSGLKAPKFLSEKARELATSNAAASDKKADELISSLTDMGLESKKSDVPVMYRTVEIKYSKFGVDDFDFGFYNNTRYSGLETHISNSYANSLLQIMHFTPVIRNLALQHAATSCVSEICLLCELGFLFDMLQKAEGSICQATNLLKTLSSHPQAGPLGLLEEDPHGSSLNVMLQGLTRFLLDKIVHDYRTINPSSTAMDQVLATSATTSIRCINCRSEYTRPGSTYVNDLLYPSPAGSRNAKLPRISFSQVLKNSVERETTSKGWCSRCQRYQTIATRKSIHSIPAVLMLNTAITNQDQRMLWSTPGWLPEEIGIIVEQGQFFCYEGEDLKLHLQRGIHNITVYSLTGMAINIESGQTQKSHLVSMVNVAHAEPEAPGESRWHLFNDFLVRSVSTEEALAFNTSWKVPSVIAYQIKDENNKIDTEWKNNIDTSILYQDFKYAPTRYKPYVANVLQSKRRSINKDLSIAQP
- a CDS encoding PAB-dependent poly(A)-specific ribonuclease subunit PAN2, with the translated sequence MDGDWAEVTRIPFPPPGVHAMPTPVATMTFDNSQELLWTGNEYGRVTSFYGTELQRYTSFKAHASSDGPIRQILVNEKGIVSLGAKDVHMAIRRGLPIWHIRHDDMKDLRCMSFTSKGTAEIIAAGMQDTMLVIDLIKGDVVKQVPTEHQYTIMRRGRYICAATQTGSVNLLDPVTFAVVKSWNAHSALINDMDAQHDFIVTCGYSLRQGQNYMLDPFLNVFDIKKMSSMPPIPFPAGAAYVRMHPRMLTTSIVVSQSGQMHVVDLMNPNTSDVRLANVTSYLSMFEIAPSGEAIALTDADCSIHLWGSPTKLHFVDLPTPIEFATPEEPLPNIDWGPDTPLNMIGLPHYRDVLASAWPDIPCDVGAPPVKFDPQFLTGLKPTEFGMYGRNTRGLRRNQAENTRNVNKSGSSGLKAPKFLSEKARELATSNAAASDKKADELISSLTDMGLESKKSDVPVMYRTVEIKYSKFGVDDFDFGFYNNTRYSGLETHISNSYANSLLQIMHFTPVIRNLALQHAATSCVSEICLLCELGFLFDMLQKAEGSICQATNLLKTLSSHPQAGPLGLLEEDPHGSSLNVMLQGLTRFLLDKIVHDYRTINPSSTAMDQVLATSATTSIRCINCRSEYTRPGSTYVNDLLYPSPAGSRNAKLPRISFSQVLKNSVERETTSKGWCSRCQRYQTIATRKSIHSIPAVLMLNTAITNQDQRMLWSTPGWLPEEIGIIVEQGQFFCYEGEDLKLHLQRGIHNITVYSLTGMAINIESGQTQKSHLVSMVNVAHAEPEAPGESRWHLFNDFLVRSVSTEEALAFNTSWKVPSVIAYQIKDENNKIDTEWKNNIDTSILYQDFNPNADPSTKTYQLLNPETEAPGPDTIIALDTEFVAVRQPEIEMNSDGERETIRPIVYALARASVVRGQGENEGTPFIDDYIDIKEPIVDYLTSYSGITEQDLDPRVSKHSLLSLKMAYKKMWILLNLGCKFLGHGLKQDFRVINIHIPKSQVIDTIDLFFLQTRLRRLSLAFLAWYLLKEDIQMETHDSIEDSRTALKLYKKYLEFQDAGILETMLQDIYRAGREVNFKPPRKDGQHIPRTDTPPPLPVDGSTGPVTPVRSNNILAQTPGSAFGGGSSWTPGKGSPLP